CCGAGCTCACACAGCTGCCCGATCGATTTGAAAAAATTGTCACCTAGTTCGCTGCCGCAGCCGAGCTTCTTGCCCAAATCTGCGAGCGAGCACTCGCCGTCGACGAACGAGAGGAGGTAATATCCGAACTCGTCGAGTTCTACTATCTTGATAGACTTAGCCTTATCCGGACGCCAGTAGCAGAATTGCCGCACCGCTGCTTTCAGCGCGATGAAACTCGGACGGGCGGATTTAACTACCTCCACGATCTCCTGTGGATTGTAACGAAACTGGCACAAAATGATATTGCCAAAAACGGATGGCACCGCCGAAACACTAAAAGTGCTTCCAGAACCTGAAAAGTGTTGAACTTCGGGATCGAATTTTCTTAAGCTGGCCAGTGCGTATTCGTGGCGAATCAGATCCCAAAGCAAACAGTGTTCGACGCTTTCAAAGTCGAGCCATCCCTCCATGTAGCCAATCAGATCCCTCTCCCGTTCAAGAGCCGTGTTCGCAAACGATCGGTGGTTCTCGGCGCACCAGGTCGCATACGAAGCGAACAACTCTATTTCGACCCCTAGGAAGCTCATAAGTCGGTAGGTTGACGGCAGGTCCGGCCTAGTTCCGTTATGTCGCACTTTGATTGTGAGTCCTGAGAACTTCCATAATGCGTCAAGATCCATCGATTCGGGATCAATCCCTTGTTTCGCCAAGAGCGTCGGATCTTCGCGCCAATGCGAGATTAGCTTGGGATTGTGAACCCCCGCGGCAAGAACCGCATGCACTAACCGCGCCGTCATCGGATAGACAGAAGTCTTCGCGACCGTTCGATGTGTGAGTGCAACACGGACTGAGGGAGTTTTTCCCAGTTATACTCCAGAGTTAGGGCTTTGGGACGCGCCCGCTTCATCACGCGCTCCAAAAGGTCGAACATCTCGTTTGGAGCCGGAGATGCATGATCATCCCAGACTATACCCGACTCGCGTTTCAATCCTGAGATGTGGATCTCAACCACTTTCTCGAGTGGTAAGCGATCGATCTCCTCTAACGGATTAACTCCGGTGTTAAATGAAGTAATCATGAAGTGACTTAAGTCCAAGAGAAGCTGAACATCACCACGAGAAGCGACCTCGCATATGAAACTGTTCATGTCCATCGTGCTGCCAGGAACATCAAAATATTGCGGCGAGTTTTCGAGGATGATCGGGACATTAAAACGCGACCGGTAAGCTGCCAGATTTTTGACCACGCGCGCTACCGTCTCTTCGCTTAGCTGTGGACAGAGTGTATATGTCAGATTGGTGGGCGTGGTATCTCGGTCCGGTTCCTCGCTAATTCCGTCGGCGGAAACAAAAGCCAAGTGCTCGCCTATCCATGGGGTCTGTATACGGGCAGCCTCGTCGCCGATAGCCATCATCGTAAGCTCTGATGGCGGGATAAATCCAGCGATCGACATGCTCGCGCAGTGAAGCACGATTGGATATGTCTTTTGGACCGAAATCAATTCCGGCGTGTGCCGCAATTGCTCGAAAGGCATCTCTACGTAATCGATTAACCCGGGGGCGGACGCGAGAAAATCGAGAACTCCAGGGCCGTATGCAAGGCCCAGCTGCCCCCCCTGCCTGGTTAGGTCAAAAATTTGCATAGGCGAACATTGTGAGAGAGCACGTCGACAGGAAGAATCACTGCAGCAACGATCTTCGATACCTGCCGCTATTGCCTAATAGGGCAATCTCTTGATTCATCGGACATCTAACTATGCAGTCCTCATTAACTATTAATCGTAAAGCCAAGAATCGCCAAGCTTCCCGTTGGAAAGGTCCACTTGTTTAACGGTGATCTTAAGTTGACCCTTTTGCAGGCATTGCTGAATGGCCGCGATCTTTTTATCGTCGAGTGCCATTTCGAGCGTCAACTCTCCAGTTGGAGACGCAGTCTTCTTCGCTTTCACCGTCTTCTTCACAGCTGCTGCTTTTTTTGCTGATTTTTTCGCTGCCATTTTGTTCCTTTTCTTTAGGTTCTAAGATGTTCAACTCCGGCGGATTTCTTCCCCACCGCATACCGACTAAAATAGATAGAATACCGTTTGAGTCAAGCCCTCATTACATACTTCAACCGAAAGAAAATAATTTTCCAACTGGACCAAGCAGTTTCCCTCCAACTTTCGAAATCAGCTCATCAGGACAGAGTCGGGAAACTGAAAATTCCAAGCCATCTTTTGGCATGAACATAATGTGCAAACGCCAGTCAATTTCCTGATCTTTAGACAAAACCAGATCGAAACGAAAGAGCAAATAGACGAGCGCTGTCGTAATCAAGTGAAGCGCAATCTGCCGACCGATACACACATGGCCGCCAGCTCCAAAGGGAAAATATTCGAAGGGTGAAGGTGATTCCACAAGCCAACGTGAGGGAGAAAATGTTTCCGGTTGCGCAAAATGAACGACGTCACGATGAGCCAGGAAAGGACACAAGACTATTTCGGTACCTACTGGCAGATCGAAACCACCTAAATTGGTTGGTACCTTTGTGATGCGTACCATGAAAGCGTTCGGTGGAAGCACACGCAACGTCTCATCAATGACCCTTCGCAGCAGTTTTAGCTTCCCTCGCTGCGTAGCAGAGAGGTATGCATATCCACCAGAATATGTCCTTATCTCATCCCTCAATTCAGCTCGCAGCTCAGGAAGCTGCGAAAGGATTAGTAGTATCCACGTCATCGAGACCGCCATCGGCTCGCTAATTGAGACGAAAAAAATGTTGCTGTGACCAACAGCCTCATCCTCACTGATTAAGTTCCCAGGGGTGACCTCTAGTGTCGCGACTTTCGCCAAAATGCCTCGGCCGGAATTGGCAGGATCAGCCCGACAATCTCGCACGAATATTCGCAGCTCCGCATCCAAACTATGTCCGAGAAGGGAGAGTTCTTCATGCAGTGTCGATTGGCCGCGGAGAGCCGATGAGGAAACTTCCCGGCGGAGCTGAAAGTAAGCTCTCAGCAAATTACTCAATTCCTCGCACCGAACGTGATGATCTCCAAACAACACACGGCAGCCGACTTTGAACATCAGTTCGCGCATTTGTTGTAACGGGTCGATTATGGAATCCCAAATTTCTGTACATTCGTCCAAAGCGGTGAGGATTAAATCTTCGTATCCCTTGACGTTGACCTCGCTCAAAACCTTATTTAAAAATCGCTTTTGCAAAGCGTGTTCATCGCCCAACATGCTGTGAAGGCTCCGGTTCAGGTTAATCAGGTTGTCGGGAAGTCCCAGCTTAAGGGCCGCGGATTGAGGTAATCCGAAGGTATCGATATCGCTGAATACGGCACGTTGAAATTCGGTTCCAAACAAAGCAATCGTGCCCGGGCACTCGGTCGCACGAGAGAAAATCGCGTTACCTTCTCTGAGGACGAAAGCATTTCCGTGCTCATCCCGAGCATGTCGCAAAAATGCAAACGGATCGAACTCGAAATTTTCGAAGTTCGATACTCGCGGAAGCCCAGTCGGCAGTGGATCCATCGCTTACTCTTTCTTAATTCCTTACTAAGCCCATAGTCGATGAGCACTTACAAAGTAGCCAGCTCGCGCGTAGGGTTGCAAGTCCGGACCGTAATGCTTCTTCATCGCCAGCTTATTGATATCCTCACCCCTCGTTTCAGCACCCGCACCGAGGTGGAGTACATGAAAAGGTGGCGCACATCGGCGAAGGCGTCCCCTGGAACGACTGACAGAAACGTTCCCAGACCCCGTGCTTTTCCCAGCGGCGGAAGCGGACGTGGACATGGTTCCAATGGCCGAGCTGGGGCGGCAGATTCCGTCAACGACTGCCGGTGCGCGAGATCCATAGAACCGCTTCGATGAAATCGCGGTCGGAAAGTGCGGTGTGCGGTCCATCGTTTGATGTCGTCGGGTGATTCACTCATGAGCAGCCTCCTTTTCCTAGGAATGGCGGAAACGAAGCTCGGAACCGAGCTTATTGCCTGTCCAGCTCTTTAGGGGACGCTCCACTTCTTCATTATGCGAAAGGATAGGATCAAACGAATGTTCGTACAAAATAAGATCATCAACAGAAACTAGAAGGATGACAGATGCTTATGAATAAAGATTAGAACAGCTGTCCCACGCGGGAGACTGTGGAGCGCTCGCCCCCCCCCCAGTTGCATGCCCGCAGCGAAGAGGAAACACGCGGAAGGTCGACTTCCACAAAGGTTGGTATCGAAGCCGGCACGAAGTGGAGAATTTCTTCCAACGGATCAAGCGCATGCGACGGATCGCGACGCGCTACGACAAGCTCGCGATGGTGTTCATGAACTTCATACTGTTGGCCGTTACCCTCGACTGGATCCAATCGCTTTAGCTTCAAAACTCGGCCTAAGGCCAATCAAAGCGATATTTATAAATATTCCCCTCCCACGCCAGAAGTTCGTCCTGCGCTCCTTTTGTCGATGACTCCGGCTTCGGAAATTCGAAGGTTACGGACTCAGGCGTCCTTCCAATCACGTCTTGCAGCGATTGCTTCAGTTCGTTGAGCTTCAGGGCTTCAATGATTGCTTGTTCTTGTTCTTTTTTCATGTCTAATTTCCCTTCTTCATTTGGTTTGTTGCGCCCAGGAGACCTAACCTACTTCGGACCTTATGAGAAATTTCCTTAGATACGATCGGTCTCTCAGGAGCTGGTTCCCGTGTGTCTACCTTTTTCGGGAGAGCAGCGTCAAATGAGGGGTGTGCCGTGCGCAGCCGGGCCTCAATATGCTCATATATTTTATATAAACTTGGGCAGTAATAGTCTCGAGTATTATGTGTTCCAAAATACTTGTAAGCTCTTTGCATACATCCGCCATGACAAACATGTTGCCACTTGCATTTCACACAGTGAGGATCAACTTGTCGGTTCTGTGACTCGACAGCCCGCGGAGATGCCAACAATGAGGCGACGGATATTTCGTTAATGTTACCGTAACGCCATTCGGGCGAACCGCTTAAAGTGGCACATGGATAAACATAGCCGTCGGGATCGGTTGAAAAATGGCTAAATGAACATATTTTTTGAGCAATGCAATCTTGTGGGGTGCCTGACAAAATTGCCCTCGTCTTAAAT
The sequence above is drawn from the Akkermansiaceae bacterium genome and encodes:
- a CDS encoding DUF692 family protein, translated to MQIFDLTRQGGQLGLAYGPGVLDFLASAPGLIDYVEMPFEQLRHTPELISVQKTYPIVLHCASMSIAGFIPPSELTMMAIGDEAARIQTPWIGEHLAFVSADGISEEPDRDTTPTNLTYTLCPQLSEETVARVVKNLAAYRSRFNVPIILENSPQYFDVPGSTMDMNSFICEVASRGDVQLLLDLSHFMITSFNTGVNPLEEIDRLPLEKVVEIHISGLKRESGIVWDDHASPAPNEMFDLLERVMKRARPKALTLEYNWEKLPQSVLHSHIERSRRLLSIR
- a CDS encoding cytochrome P450, with amino-acid sequence MDPLPTGLPRVSNFENFEFDPFAFLRHARDEHGNAFVLREGNAIFSRATECPGTIALFGTEFQRAVFSDIDTFGLPQSAALKLGLPDNLINLNRSLHSMLGDEHALQKRFLNKVLSEVNVKGYEDLILTALDECTEIWDSIIDPLQQMRELMFKVGCRVLFGDHHVRCEELSNLLRAYFQLRREVSSSALRGQSTLHEELSLLGHSLDAELRIFVRDCRADPANSGRGILAKVATLEVTPGNLISEDEAVGHSNIFFVSISEPMAVSMTWILLILSQLPELRAELRDEIRTYSGGYAYLSATQRGKLKLLRRVIDETLRVLPPNAFMVRITKVPTNLGGFDLPVGTEIVLCPFLAHRDVVHFAQPETFSPSRWLVESPSPFEYFPFGAGGHVCIGRQIALHLITTALVYLLFRFDLVLSKDQEIDWRLHIMFMPKDGLEFSVSRLCPDELISKVGGKLLGPVGKLFSFG
- a CDS encoding transposase; amino-acid sequence: MSHAGDCGALAPPPVACPQRRGNTRKVDFHKGWYRSRHEVENFFQRIKRMRRIATRYDKLAMVFMNFILLAVTLDWIQSL